AAGACGGGATAGGTCGGGTCCTTGTGGATTTCCGCGACGGTCTTTTTGACGTGGGACGCGCCCATCTTATGAATCGCGGCGGCGGTCCCTTCGTCGGTGCCGATGGTGACTTCCACGCCGTGCTTGCCCAGCACGGCGGCAGCGATGACGGGGGAAATGCAGATGAAGCCGAGGGGCTTCTTGGCCGTGAAGGATTCATCGATCAGTTTCAGGACGGCGGGCTCCACTTCCAGGGGGCTTTCGGCCGCGTAGGCGAAGTCGCAGAGATTTTTCGCCGCGCCGAAGCCGCCAGGCAGAACGAGGGCGTCGAAATCGTCCGGTGCGGCCAAGGCTGCGTCCTTGATCTGGCCGCGCGCGATGCGGGCCGACTCGACGAGGACGTTGCGGGACTCCCCCTTGCGGGGTTTTCCGGCAAGGTGGTTGACGACCTCGGTCTGCTCGATGTTCGGCGCCAGGCAGACGGCCTGCGCGCCCGCCCGGTCGATGGCCAGGAGGGTGAGGACCGCTTCGTGGATCTCGGAGCCGTCGTAGACTCCGCAGCCGGAAAGGAGGACGCCGATGCGTTTCATGAAAAGGATCAGGCCGCCTTCTTTTCCTGGCGGCGGCGGATGAGGGGGGCTTTCTTCCCTTCGACGGCGGCCTGGTTTATGACGACTTCGGCGATGTCTTCGCGGGAAGGAATCTCGTACATGAGGTCGAGCATCAGCTTTTCCATCAGGGTGCGCAGGGCGCGCGCGCCGGTCCCTTTTTTGAGGGCTTCCCGGGC
This DNA window, taken from Verrucomicrobium sp., encodes the following:
- the elbB gene encoding isoprenoid biosynthesis glyoxalase ElbB, with product MKRIGVLLSGCGVYDGSEIHEAVLTLLAIDRAGAQAVCLAPNIEQTEVVNHLAGKPRKGESRNVLVESARIARGQIKDAALAAPDDFDALVLPGGFGAAKNLCDFAYAAESPLEVEPAVLKLIDESFTAKKPLGFICISPVIAAAVLGKHGVEVTIGTDEGTAAAIHKMGASHVKKTVAEIHKDPTYPVFSTPAYMLGERISEVAAGIEKLVAAVIEAVPAR